In one Cervus elaphus chromosome 9, mCerEla1.1, whole genome shotgun sequence genomic region, the following are encoded:
- the LOC122699859 gene encoding olfactory receptor 7A17-like has product MAQGNQTKVSEFLLMGFSEDPELQPLIFGLFLSMYLITVFGNLLIILATISDSHLHTPMYFFLSNLSFVDIGFISTTIPKMLWNIHTQSQVITYEACIFQMHFFTLFIGLDIFLLTVMAYDRFVAICHPLHYTVIMNPRICGLMVLVSWIISLLHSLLESLMVLQLSFCTVLEIPHFFCELNQMIQLANSDTFLNNMVMYFVAVFLAGGSLFGIIYSYSQIMFCICEISSSQGKYKAFSTCASHRPFVSLFYCTGLGVYLSSAATHGSHSSITASVMYTVITPMLNPFIYSLRNKDLKRGLQMLFGKENIKVSIVLGLEKCL; this is encoded by the coding sequence ATGGCACAAGGGAATCAAACAAAAGTTTCAGAATTTCTTCTTATGGGATTTTCAGAGGATCCAGAACTGCAGCCCCTCATATTTGGGCTTTTCCTCTCTATGTACCTGATCACAGTATTTGGAAACCTGCTCATCATTCTGGCCACCATCTctgactcccacctccacacccccatgtacttcttcctctccaacttATCCTTTGTAGATATCGGTTTCATCTCCACCACCATCCCAAAGATGCTATGGAACATCCACACCCAGAGCCAAGTTATAACCTATGAAGCCTGCATCTTCCAGATGCATTTTTTCACACTCTTTATAGGATTGGACATCTTCCTTCTGaccgtgatggcctatgaccgctttgTGGCCATCTGTCACCCCCTGCACTACACGGTCATCATGAACCCCCGGATCTGCGGACTGATGGTGCTGGTGTCCTGGATCATCAGTCTCCTGCATTCCTTGTTAGAAAGCTTAATGGTGCTGCAGCTGTCTTTCTGCACAGTCTTAGAAATCCCtcactttttctgtgaactcAATCAAATGATCCAACTTGCCAATTCTGACACTTTTCTCAATAACATGGTGATGTATTTTGTAGCTGTGTTCCTGGCTGGTGGTTCCCTCTTTGGTATCATTTATTCATATTCTCAGATAATGTTCTGTATATGTGAAATCTCATCATCTCAGGGGAAGTATAAAGCATTTTCCACCTGTGCATCTCACCGTCCATTTGTCTCCTTATTTTATTGTACAGGTTTAGGAGTGTACCTTAGCTCTGCTGCTACCCACGGCTCACACTCAAGCATAACAGCTTCAGTGATGTACACTGTGATCACACCTatgctgaaccccttcatctacagtctgagaaataaagatttaaagaGGGGTCTGCAAATGCTctttggaaaggaaaatataaaagtgtCTATTGTCCTAGGGCTTGAGAAGTGCCTGTGA